A region from the Paraburkholderia youngii genome encodes:
- a CDS encoding sensor histidine kinase: MKLFTKGLLLIAIPSVVELALLGVVFDTQERTAQAARWVDNSKQILYESSAIVDPLLRQAARVRTAMVTGDASLIDRHAVWVELNDRLAKLDALVAETPAQAERVRSMRRAIGAYREQSVAISQALHEGRSLRRYIALETGELPEQIAVFREELAQFDAAASVLDAERSSALGERRDLQQRALIAAAFGSMLIWAVTAFVFARGIGQRLEVLTDNAERLGSGRPLAAPLSGSDEIAALDSVLHQTDTRLREAEAGQQALKTELEARARELTAVNEELRQETQDNEMFIYSVSHDLRSPLVNLQGFSKELHVSCDELDGLVGRARLPVIEARCMTQILNGDMRESLHYLRTAVARAAAIIDALLRISRAGRLEYQWQRVSVGRAVARVVDGLQGTIDQRAASVTVRELPPAWGDPAAVEQIFSNLIGNALTFLDPARRGRIEVGALAPEPVDESEPRAVRMRTYYVRDNGLGIPAAYLSKVFRAFQRLHADVASGEGIGLAVVRRTVERHGGRVWVESAEGAGSTFFVVLPEQPVRF; encoded by the coding sequence ATGAAACTATTCACCAAAGGCCTGCTGCTGATCGCGATACCGAGCGTGGTCGAACTTGCGCTGCTCGGGGTCGTCTTCGACACCCAGGAGCGCACCGCGCAGGCCGCGCGATGGGTCGACAACAGCAAGCAGATCCTCTACGAGTCGTCGGCCATCGTCGACCCGCTGCTGCGCCAGGCCGCGCGCGTGCGCACCGCGATGGTGACGGGCGATGCGTCGCTGATCGACCGCCACGCGGTGTGGGTCGAACTGAACGACCGGCTCGCGAAGCTCGATGCGCTCGTCGCCGAAACACCGGCCCAGGCCGAGCGCGTACGCAGCATGCGGCGCGCGATCGGCGCGTATCGCGAACAGAGTGTCGCGATCTCGCAGGCTTTGCACGAGGGGCGCAGTCTACGCCGCTATATCGCGCTCGAAACCGGCGAGTTGCCGGAGCAGATCGCCGTGTTCCGCGAGGAGTTGGCCCAGTTCGACGCGGCGGCGTCGGTACTCGATGCCGAGCGCTCGAGCGCGCTCGGCGAGCGTCGTGACCTTCAGCAGCGCGCGCTGATCGCCGCGGCATTCGGCTCGATGCTGATCTGGGCGGTCACCGCCTTCGTGTTCGCGCGCGGCATCGGCCAGCGCCTCGAAGTGCTGACCGATAACGCCGAGCGGCTCGGCAGCGGCCGGCCGCTCGCGGCGCCGTTGTCGGGCAGCGACGAAATCGCCGCGCTCGACTCGGTGCTGCATCAGACCGATACGCGTCTGCGCGAGGCGGAAGCCGGGCAGCAGGCCCTGAAGACCGAGCTCGAAGCACGCGCGCGCGAACTGACGGCCGTCAATGAGGAATTGCGCCAGGAAACGCAGGACAACGAGATGTTCATCTACAGCGTGTCGCATGATCTGCGCTCGCCGCTCGTGAATCTGCAAGGGTTTTCGAAGGAGCTGCACGTATCGTGCGACGAACTCGACGGCCTCGTCGGGCGGGCTCGCCTGCCTGTGATCGAAGCGCGGTGCATGACGCAGATTCTGAATGGCGACATGCGCGAGTCGTTGCACTATTTGCGCACGGCTGTTGCGCGCGCGGCGGCGATCATCGACGCGCTGTTGCGCATCTCGCGCGCGGGACGGCTCGAATACCAGTGGCAGCGGGTCAGCGTCGGGCGCGCGGTGGCGCGGGTCGTCGATGGACTGCAAGGCACGATCGACCAGCGCGCCGCGAGCGTCACGGTGCGCGAGCTGCCGCCCGCATGGGGCGATCCGGCGGCGGTCGAACAGATCTTCAGCAACCTGATCGGCAATGCGCTGACTTTTCTCGATCCGGCGCGCCGCGGGCGCATCGAGGTCGGCGCGCTGGCGCCCGAACCCGTCGATGAAAGCGAGCCGCGCGCGGTCCGTATGCGCACCTATTACGTCCGCGATAATGGGCTAGGCATTCCGGCCGCGTATCTATCGAAGGTGTTTCGCGCGTTCCAGCGTCTGCATGCAGACGTCGCTAGCGGCGAGGGGATCGGCCTCGCGGTGGTGCGGCGCACGGTCGAGCGGCACGGCGGGCGGGTCTGGGTCGAATCGGCCGAGGGCGCCGGTTCGACTTTTTTCGTGGTGCTGCCCGAGCAGCCCGTGCGCTTCTGA